The Leishmania major strain Friedlin complete genome, chromosome 23 genome has a segment encoding these proteins:
- a CDS encoding putative Qb-SNARE protein, with amino-acid sequence MSGLFNSYEEDFNDTVRGLREGCSKLQADIDAQSAHEKDPTRIYHPPPATGPLSRAQQLQVVQQSLSHAKDLLTSMMYEMTDLAPSEGAAAKEKVEAFRKICNGLDREVAQLRQSCNAADRTDLLRFGGPAAAGGTGDAFMAEADADTQAHRLLALETTEKLQGGTSTLRKAEAYLAQTNSLGRESLNTLRTQTEQIAHVQETTNDVDAEISRARVLIDQMQRTAIKHKMWLIGIILLLLGFIFLLAYLH; translated from the coding sequence ATGTCCGGCCTCTTCAACTCCTATGAGGAGGACTTTAACGACACTGTGCGCGGCCTCCGCGAGGGGTGCTCCAAACTGCAGGCAGACATTGACGCGCAATCCGCGCATGAGAAGGACCCAACACGCATCTACCACCCACCGCCTGCGACCGGCCCCCTCAGccgggcgcagcagctgcaggtggtgcagcagagccTCTCTCACGCAAAGGACCTGCTCACCAGTATGATGTACGAGATGACAGACCTTGCGCCCTCagagggagcggcggcgaaggagaaggtAGAGGCGTTCCGCAAGATATGCAACGGCCTAGATCGAGAGGTGGCGCAGTTGCGGCAGTCGTGTAATGCGGCCGACAGGACGGACTTGCTTCGGTTTGGcggccccgctgctgccggcggcacaGGCGATGCCTTTATGGCCGAGGCGGATGCCGACACACAGGCGCATCGCCTCTTGGCCCTTGAAACGACCGAGAAGCTACAAggcggcaccagcacgctGCGCAAGGCAGAGGCGTACCTCGCGCAGACCAACAGTCTCGGCCGCGAGTCTCTCAACACGCTccgcacgcagacagagCAGATTGCGCACGTGCAAGAAACCACCAACGACGTCGACGCCGAGATATCGCGAGCGCGGGTGCTTATCGACCAGATGCAGCGCACCGCCATAAAGCACAAGATGTGGCTCATTGGTATCATCCTTCTATTACTCGGCTtcatcttcctcctcgcctACCTTCACTGA
- a CDS encoding putative Qb-SNARE protein has protein sequence MRPPRRSCRALRLVQRAPKRDLSRPSLPQPSLLRPSLLSLVPLLSLLQHLHTHDAAMTTLFQAYEEEYRDGVRTIRDESEALRHSCDRKAARYKAPPVTGPGSRVQRGAHLTTVLAQVRELVNSMEYEANDLPAAHRQTAKERIAEYRTNLRTLEEGIARLKADASAADRLDLLGDIERKTTSASGADEATAPGALDDVTKAHRMVMLDNTAKFKDAAGKLLQAERLLNDTETVGNEALTSLRYQTETMQHIQETTIVVDEEVSDARRIISGMQKVMIKHKLILTAIIIVLLFLILVAIYVSVTKNHRNSSSTSSEATGEPITSVAPSLSWLSSKLKQ, from the coding sequence ATGCGTCCGCCCAGACGCTCCTGCCGTGCTCTGAGGCTTGTGCAGCGCGCACCCAAGAGGGATCTCTCTCGCCCGTCACTCCCCCAAccttcccttctccgccCCTCGCTTCTGTCTCTTGTCCCCTTGCTTTCACTCCTGCAacacctgcacacgcacgacgcAGCCATGACAACCTTGTTCCAAGCATACGAAGAGGAGTACCGCGACGGTGTGCGAACCATTCGCGATGAgtcggaggcgctgcgccactcGTGCGACCGCAAGGCCGCCCGGTACAAGGCACCCCCTGTCACCGGCCCCGGAAGCCGTGTGCAGCGTGGTGCTCACTTGACGACTGTTTTGGCGCAGGTGCGGGAGTTGGTGAACAGCATGGAGTACGAGGCCAATGACCTCCCCGCGGCGCACCGGCAGACGGCTAAGGAGCGCATTGCCGAGTACCGCACGAACCTGCGCACGTTGGAGGAGGGCATCGCACGCCTCAAGGCGGACGCTAGCGCTGCGGATCGACTCGACCTGCTGGGTGACATCGAAAGGAAGACGACAAGTGcaagcggcgccgacgaagCGACGGCTCCAGGGGCCCTTGATGACGTGACGAAAGCGCACCGCATGGTGATGCTGGACAACACGGCGAAGTTCAAGGACGCTGCTGGCAAGCTACTGCAGGCCGAGCGTCTCTTGAACGACACGGAGACGGTGGGCAACGAGGCCCTCACGAGCCTGCGCTACCAGACAGAGACGATGCAGCACATTCAGGAAACAACGATCGTGGTTGACGAGGAGGTGTCGGATGCACGCAGGATTATTAGCGGCATGCAGAAGGTGATGATCAAGCACAAGCTCATTCTCACAGCCATCATCATcgttcttctcttcctgATTCTCGTGGCTATCTACGTCAGCGTCACGAAGAATCATCGCAACTCGTCGTCCACATCGTCGGAAGCCACTGGCGAACCCATCACatcggtggcgccgtcgttgtcgtggttGTCCAGCAAGCTAAAACAGTAG
- a CDS encoding putative Csl4p homologue, whose product MPVILHTGARVAPGDAIFTSPAAVTASHDALEGAAAEEAEVVPGEGCVVQYVEQYIAPSAPTSSAPSAVVVRSIIATRQGVAQWDGRLVSVFALASCALASAGGAEYAAACGAGASDGSAVASPRHAVLGPRPGDTVHLRITRLNRLFAFGEIIAVNWSWCSHRSLFSAAAGGGSNSGVFKGILRQEDIRPFKPTKDQLLPPPLSLAFGVGDVVLAEVISQSDVHQCQLSTTGEGCGVVESFITTVEGQYGGQAKVKLEHIPGRRDAMMIRSTGEVVPRWCPLLP is encoded by the coding sequence ATGCCTGTCATCCTGCACACCGGTGCTCGCGTCGCACCTGGTGACGCCATCTTCACAtcccctgctgctgtgacggcCTCCCACGATGCCCTcgaaggtgctgctgccgaggaggcggaggttGTGCCGGGTGAGGGATGCGTGGTGCAGTACGTAGAGCAATACATCGCTCCTAGTGCGCCgacctcgtcggcgccgtcggcagtggtggtgcgcTCGATTATAGCCACCCGTCAGGGCGTCGCGCAGTGGGATGGGCGCCTTGTGTCTGTCTTTGCCCTCGCCTCCTGCGCTCTTGCCTCGGCCGGCGGGGCAGAGTACGCGGCAGcgtgcggcgcaggcgcctcGGACGGCTCTGCAGTCGCGTCTCCGCGACACGCCGTGCTCGGGCCGCGGCCGGGCGACACGGTGCATCTCCGCATCACTCGGCTGAACCGCCTCTTTGCCTTTGGCGAAATCATTGCCGTGAACTGGAGTTGGTGTAGCCATCGCAGCCTCTTctctgcggcggccggcggcggcagcaacagcggcgtctTCAAGGGCATCCTGCGACAGGAGGACATCCGACCGTTCAAACCCACGAAAGaccagctgctgcccccTCCACTGTCGCTGGCTTTCGGGGTGGGGGATGTCGTGCTCGCCGAGGTCATCTCACAGTCTGACGTGCACCAGTGCCAGCTCAGCACCACTGGCGAGGGCTGCGGCGTTGTGGAGAGCTTCATAACCACCGTCGAGGGGCAATACGGGGGCCAAGCGAAGGTGAAGCTGGAGCATATACCCGGCCGTCGCGATGCTATGATGATTCGGAGCACGGGAGAGGTGGTGCCGCGGTggtgcccgctgctgccgtga